A genomic region of Hypomesus transpacificus isolate Combined female chromosome 19, fHypTra1, whole genome shotgun sequence contains the following coding sequences:
- the idh3a gene encoding isocitrate dehydrogenase [NAD] subunit alpha, mitochondrial gives MAGNAWRSMVSQVIGALKRPVLGSKPFSRGIQTVTLIPGDGIGPEISSAVMKIFEAAKAPIGWEERNVTAIKGPGGKWMIPLDAKESMDKSKIGLKGPLKTPIAAGHPSMNLLLRKTFDLYANVRPCVSIEGYKTPYTDVDLVTIRENTEGEYSGIEHVIVDGVVQSIKLITEDASRRIAEYAFEYARNNQRSSVTAVHKANIMRMSDGLFLRKCREVAENFKDIKFTEMYLDTVCLNMVQDPTQFDVLVMPNLYGDILSDLCAGLIGGLGVTPSGNIGANGVAIFESVHGTAPDIAGLDMANPTALLLSAVMMLRHMGLHGYGKKIEAACFDTIRDKKVLTKDLGGNSKCSEFTAEICRRVQDMD, from the exons ATGGCAGGGAACGCGTGGAGGTCAATG GTGTCCCAAGTCATTGGGGCTCTAAAGAGACCGGTATTAGGTTCGAAACCTTTTTCGAGGGGG ATCCAAACGGTTACACTCATTCCTGGAGATGGGATTGGTCCAGAAATCTCATCAGCCGTCATGAAGATCTTTGAGGCGGCTAAA GCTCCTATTGGGTGGGAGGAAAGGAATGTAACCGCCATCAAAGGACCTGGAGGCAAGTGGATGATTCCCCTTGATGCAAAGGAATCTATGGACAAGAGCAAGATCGGTTTAAAAG GGCCCTTGAAGACCCCCATTGCTGCAGGGCACCCCTCCATGAACCTGCTGCTGAGAAAGACCTTTGACCTGTACGCCAACGTGCGTCCGTGTGTTTCTATTGAGGGATACAAGACCCCCTACACCGATGTCGACCTGGTCACCATCCGTGAGAACACTGAGGGAGAGTACAGTGGGATTGAGCATGTG ATTGTGGACGGAGTGGTGCAGAGTATCAAACTGATCACTGAAGATGCTAGCCGGCGTATAGCTGAGTATGCCTTTGAATACGCCAGGAACAATCAAAGAAGCAGCGTCACTGCAGTACACAAAGCCAACATCAT GCGCATGTCCGATGGCCTTTTCCTGCGAAAATGTCGGGAGGTGGCAGAGAATTTTAAAGACATAAAATTCACAGAGATGTACcttgacacagtgtgtcttaAT ATGGTACAAGATCCTACTCAGTTTGATGTGCTTGTGATGCCCAACTTGTATGGTGACATTTTGAG TGATCTGTGTGCTGGACTTATTGGAGGTCTGGGAGTTACTCCTAGCGGCAACATTGGAGCCAATGGGGTCGCCATTTTTGAATCG GTTCACGGGACAGCTCCCGACATAGCAGGACTGGACATGGCCAATCCCACTGCTCTGCTACTGAGCGCTGTGATGATGCTACGCCACATGGGTCTCCATGGATATGGCAAGAAGATTGAGGCAGCTTGTTTCGACACCATTCGTGACAAGAAG GTACTAACTAAAGACCTAGGTGGAAACTCCAAGTGCTCCGAGTTTACAGCTGAGATCTGCCGTAGAGTGCAAGATATGGACTGA
- the rab8b gene encoding ras-related protein Rab-8B yields MAKTYDYLFKLLLIGDSGVGKTCLLFRFSEDAFNTTFISTIGIDFKIRTIELDGKKIKLQIWDTAGQERFRTITTAYYRGAMGIMLVYDITNEKSFENIKNWIRNIEEHASSDVERMILGNKCDMNDKRQVSKERGEKLAIDYGIKFLETSAKSSINVEEAFFTLGRDIMTRLNRKMNDTNPSGGGGPVKITENRSKKSSFFRCLLL; encoded by the exons ATGGCAAAAACATATGATTATCTTTTTAAACTGTTACTAATTGGAGACAGTGGAGTTGGAAAGACATGTCTCCTGTTTCGATTCAGCGAAGATGCATTCAACACTACCTTCATATCAACAATAG GTATTGACTTCAAAATCAGGACAATTGAGTTGGATGGGAAAAAAATCAAGCTTCAGATATG ggacacagctgGCCAGGAGAGGTTCAGGACCATCACAACAGCCTATTACAGAGGAGCAATG GGCATAATGCTGGTGTATGACATCACCAATGAGAAGTCATTCGAGAACATCAAGAATTGGATCCGGAACATAGAGGAG CATGCTTCTTCAGATGTGGAGAGAATGATTCTGGGGAACAAATGTGACATGAATGACAAGAGACAGGTGtccaaagagagaggagagaag TTGGCAATTGACTATGGGATCAAGTTTTTAGAAACCAGTGCAAAATCCAGCATAAATGTGGAAGAG GCCTTTTTTACCCTCGGCAGAGACATAATGACAAGACTCAACAGAAAAATG AATGACACAAATCCTTCAGGAGGGGGTGGACCCGTTAAGATCACAGAGAACCGGTCTAAGAAGAGCAGCTTCTTTAGGTGTTTGCTACTCTAG
- the LOC124481922 gene encoding calcium and integrin-binding family member 2-like — protein sequence MGNKQTIFTDEQFEAYQDCTFFTRKEILRLHARYRELAPHLVPMDYTNEPDIKLPMALIISMPELQENPFRNRIVETFSEDGEGNLSFNDFVDMFSVLCETAPRELKTIYAFKIYDFNVDNFICKEDMEKTLTKLTKGELTPEEVNLVCDKAIEEADLDGDSKLSFADFENMISKAPDFLSTFHIRI from the exons ATGGGTAATAAGCAAACAATATTTACTGATGAACAGTTCGAGGCATATCAG GATTGCACTTTCTTCACACGCAAAGAGATCCTACG ATTACATGCCAGATACCGTGAACTGGCTCCCCACTTAGTTCCAATGGATTACACCAACGAGCCAGATATCAAACTCCCTATGGCACTGATCATCAGCATGCCAGAACTGCAG GAAAACCCTTTTAGAAATCGCATTGTGGAGACCTTCTCAGAAGATGGCGAAGGCAACCTCAGTTTCAACGACTTTGTAGACATGTTCTCTGTACTGTGTGAAACAGCACCGCGAGAACTGAAGACAATATATGCTTTTAAGATCTACG ATTTCAATGTGGATAATTTCATATGTaaggaggacatggagaagacatTGACCAAGTTGACGAAAGGGGAGCTGACTCCGGAGGAGGTCAACCTGGTGTGTGACAAGGCTATCGAGGAGGCAGATCTGGATGGAGATAGCAAGCTCTCATTTGCTGACTTTGAGAACATGATCTCCAAAGCCCCAGATTTCTTAAG CACCTTCCATATACGAATCTAA